From the Aquitalea magnusonii genome, one window contains:
- a CDS encoding VOC family protein, with protein MISHLDHLVLTTARLDDCLAFYCDGLGMTLEKFIGGTPPVERLALKFGSQKINIHVQGKEFEPKAALPTPGALDLCFIASQPLDTVIARLQEKGLAIIEGPVGRTGATGKIRSVYLRDPDQNLIEISEYLA; from the coding sequence ATGATCAGCCATCTCGACCACCTCGTCCTCACCACCGCCCGCCTGGATGACTGCCTGGCCTTTTATTGTGACGGCCTGGGCATGACGCTGGAAAAATTCATTGGCGGCACCCCGCCAGTGGAGCGGCTGGCACTGAAGTTTGGCAGCCAGAAAATCAATATCCACGTGCAGGGCAAGGAGTTCGAACCCAAGGCCGCCCTGCCCACCCCCGGCGCACTGGACCTGTGCTTCATCGCCAGCCAGCCGCTGGACACGGTAATCGCCCGCCTGCAGGAAAAAGGCCTGGCCATCATCGAAGGGCCGGTAGGCCGTACCGGGGCCACCGGCAAAATCCGCTCGGTTTACCTGCGCGACCCGGATCAGAACCTGATCGAGATTTCCGAATACCTCGCCTGA